In Tachysurus vachellii isolate PV-2020 chromosome 3, HZAU_Pvac_v1, whole genome shotgun sequence, one genomic interval encodes:
- the cdca4 gene encoding cell division cycle-associated protein 4 isoform X3: MVEMFSKGTKRKFPSDDDEMSDENLAGAKVSSSYSLQRQSLLDMSLIKLQLCHMLVEPNLCRSVLIANTVRQIQEEMTHDGSWVVAEAFCSSTQGPSERLVATEVLCRSREQESEPKLFSVISYEGISREEEVVADETLCSVSVHDSASDVCLSETSSRCWDTSEDSNESSRLSPGDEDEDEDDEQECSSREDPKSMGQVFGTFEIKNGSSGPDSALEELFSDVDASYYDLDTMLTGIQSTAPKMGPYDLLDSLSPSHAPTSINSPSNCRSDLNELDHIMEIIVGS; encoded by the exons at GGTAGAAATGTTCTCCAAAGGCACCAAGCGCAAGTTTCCCAGCGACGATGACGAGATGTCAGATGAGAACCTGGCCGGAGCCAAGGTGTCCTCCTCGTACAGCCTGCAGCGCCAGTCTCTATTAGACATGTCTCTCATCAAACTGCAGCTGTGCCACATGTTAGTGGAGCCCAACCTGTGCCGCTCGGTGCTCATCGCCAACACGGTGCGGCAGATCCAAGAGGAAATGACTCATGATGGCAGCTGGGTGGTCGCCGAGGCCTTCTGCAGCAGCACCCAGGGTCCCTCCGAACGCCTGGTGGCCACTGAAGTCCTCTGCCGGTCACGAGAGCAGGAATCTGAGCCTAAGCTCTTCTCAGTTATCAGCTATGAAGGAATCAGCCgtgaggaggaggtggtggcaGATGAAACGCTGTGTTCGGTCTCGGTGCACGACTCTGCCTCCGACGTGTGTCTTTCAGAGACCTCAAGTCGTTGCTGGGACACGAGCGAGGACTCTAATGAAAGCTCCAGGCTCAGTCCAGGAGACGAAGACGAGGATGAAGACGACGAACAAGAATGTTCCTCCAGAGAGGATCCAAAGTCAATGGGGCAAGTTTTCGGGACATTTGAGATCAAGAACGGTTCCTCAGGTCCAGACTCAGCGCTCGAGGAATTGTTCTCAGACGTGGATGCATCGTATTATGACCTTGACACCATGCTCACGGGGATTCAGAGCACGGCACCCAAGATGGGTCCGTACGACCTGCTGGACAGTTTGAGTCCCTCTCACGCACCGACGTCTATAAACTCGCCATCAAACTGCCGCTCCGATCTGAATGAACTGGACCACATCATGGAGATCATTGTCGGCTCTTAG
- the cdca4 gene encoding cell division cycle-associated protein 4 isoform X4, with translation MFSKGTKRKFPSDDDEMSDENLAGAKVSSSYSLQRQSLLDMSLIKLQLCHMLVEPNLCRSVLIANTVRQIQEEMTHDGSWVVAEAFCSSTQGPSERLVATEVLCRSREQESEPKLFSVISYEGISREEEVVADETLCSVSVHDSASDVCLSETSSRCWDTSEDSNESSRLSPGDEDEDEDDEQECSSREDPKSMGQVFGTFEIKNGSSGPDSALEELFSDVDASYYDLDTMLTGIQSTAPKMGPYDLLDSLSPSHAPTSINSPSNCRSDLNELDHIMEIIVGS, from the coding sequence ATGTTCTCCAAAGGCACCAAGCGCAAGTTTCCCAGCGACGATGACGAGATGTCAGATGAGAACCTGGCCGGAGCCAAGGTGTCCTCCTCGTACAGCCTGCAGCGCCAGTCTCTATTAGACATGTCTCTCATCAAACTGCAGCTGTGCCACATGTTAGTGGAGCCCAACCTGTGCCGCTCGGTGCTCATCGCCAACACGGTGCGGCAGATCCAAGAGGAAATGACTCATGATGGCAGCTGGGTGGTCGCCGAGGCCTTCTGCAGCAGCACCCAGGGTCCCTCCGAACGCCTGGTGGCCACTGAAGTCCTCTGCCGGTCACGAGAGCAGGAATCTGAGCCTAAGCTCTTCTCAGTTATCAGCTATGAAGGAATCAGCCgtgaggaggaggtggtggcaGATGAAACGCTGTGTTCGGTCTCGGTGCACGACTCTGCCTCCGACGTGTGTCTTTCAGAGACCTCAAGTCGTTGCTGGGACACGAGCGAGGACTCTAATGAAAGCTCCAGGCTCAGTCCAGGAGACGAAGACGAGGATGAAGACGACGAACAAGAATGTTCCTCCAGAGAGGATCCAAAGTCAATGGGGCAAGTTTTCGGGACATTTGAGATCAAGAACGGTTCCTCAGGTCCAGACTCAGCGCTCGAGGAATTGTTCTCAGACGTGGATGCATCGTATTATGACCTTGACACCATGCTCACGGGGATTCAGAGCACGGCACCCAAGATGGGTCCGTACGACCTGCTGGACAGTTTGAGTCCCTCTCACGCACCGACGTCTATAAACTCGCCATCAAACTGCCGCTCCGATCTGAATGAACTGGACCACATCATGGAGATCATTGTCGGCTCTTAG
- the cdca4 gene encoding cell division cycle-associated protein 4 isoform X1 encodes MTLINQRIKLTAVLGCHSCFRVEMFSKGTKRKFPSDDDEMSDENLAGAKVSSSYSLQRQSLLDMSLIKLQLCHMLVEPNLCRSVLIANTVRQIQEEMTHDGSWVVAEAFCSSTQGPSERLVATEVLCRSREQESEPKLFSVISYEGISREEEVVADETLCSVSVHDSASDVCLSETSSRCWDTSEDSNESSRLSPGDEDEDEDDEQECSSREDPKSMGQVFGTFEIKNGSSGPDSALEELFSDVDASYYDLDTMLTGIQSTAPKMGPYDLLDSLSPSHAPTSINSPSNCRSDLNELDHIMEIIVGS; translated from the exons ATGACGCTCATCAACCAAAGAATTAAACTCACAGCAG TGCTGGGATGTCACTCGTGCTTCAG GGTAGAAATGTTCTCCAAAGGCACCAAGCGCAAGTTTCCCAGCGACGATGACGAGATGTCAGATGAGAACCTGGCCGGAGCCAAGGTGTCCTCCTCGTACAGCCTGCAGCGCCAGTCTCTATTAGACATGTCTCTCATCAAACTGCAGCTGTGCCACATGTTAGTGGAGCCCAACCTGTGCCGCTCGGTGCTCATCGCCAACACGGTGCGGCAGATCCAAGAGGAAATGACTCATGATGGCAGCTGGGTGGTCGCCGAGGCCTTCTGCAGCAGCACCCAGGGTCCCTCCGAACGCCTGGTGGCCACTGAAGTCCTCTGCCGGTCACGAGAGCAGGAATCTGAGCCTAAGCTCTTCTCAGTTATCAGCTATGAAGGAATCAGCCgtgaggaggaggtggtggcaGATGAAACGCTGTGTTCGGTCTCGGTGCACGACTCTGCCTCCGACGTGTGTCTTTCAGAGACCTCAAGTCGTTGCTGGGACACGAGCGAGGACTCTAATGAAAGCTCCAGGCTCAGTCCAGGAGACGAAGACGAGGATGAAGACGACGAACAAGAATGTTCCTCCAGAGAGGATCCAAAGTCAATGGGGCAAGTTTTCGGGACATTTGAGATCAAGAACGGTTCCTCAGGTCCAGACTCAGCGCTCGAGGAATTGTTCTCAGACGTGGATGCATCGTATTATGACCTTGACACCATGCTCACGGGGATTCAGAGCACGGCACCCAAGATGGGTCCGTACGACCTGCTGGACAGTTTGAGTCCCTCTCACGCACCGACGTCTATAAACTCGCCATCAAACTGCCGCTCCGATCTGAATGAACTGGACCACATCATGGAGATCATTGTCGGCTCTTAG
- the cdca4 gene encoding cell division cycle-associated protein 4 isoform X2, whose amino-acid sequence MVEMFSKGTKRKFPSDDDEMSDENLAGAKVSSSYSLQRQSLLDMSLIKLQLCHMLVEPNLCRSVLIANTVRQIQEEMTHDGSWVVAEAFCSSTQGPSERLVATEVLCRSREQESEPKLFSVISYEGISREEEVVADETLCSVSVHDSASDVCLSETSSRCWDTSEDSNESSRLSPGDEDEDEDDEQECSSREDPKSMGQVFGTFEIKNGSSGPDSALEELFSDVDASYYDLDTMLTGIQSTAPKMGPYDLLDSLSPSHAPTSINSPSNCRSDLNELDHIMEIIVGS is encoded by the exons AT GGTAGAAATGTTCTCCAAAGGCACCAAGCGCAAGTTTCCCAGCGACGATGACGAGATGTCAGATGAGAACCTGGCCGGAGCCAAGGTGTCCTCCTCGTACAGCCTGCAGCGCCAGTCTCTATTAGACATGTCTCTCATCAAACTGCAGCTGTGCCACATGTTAGTGGAGCCCAACCTGTGCCGCTCGGTGCTCATCGCCAACACGGTGCGGCAGATCCAAGAGGAAATGACTCATGATGGCAGCTGGGTGGTCGCCGAGGCCTTCTGCAGCAGCACCCAGGGTCCCTCCGAACGCCTGGTGGCCACTGAAGTCCTCTGCCGGTCACGAGAGCAGGAATCTGAGCCTAAGCTCTTCTCAGTTATCAGCTATGAAGGAATCAGCCgtgaggaggaggtggtggcaGATGAAACGCTGTGTTCGGTCTCGGTGCACGACTCTGCCTCCGACGTGTGTCTTTCAGAGACCTCAAGTCGTTGCTGGGACACGAGCGAGGACTCTAATGAAAGCTCCAGGCTCAGTCCAGGAGACGAAGACGAGGATGAAGACGACGAACAAGAATGTTCCTCCAGAGAGGATCCAAAGTCAATGGGGCAAGTTTTCGGGACATTTGAGATCAAGAACGGTTCCTCAGGTCCAGACTCAGCGCTCGAGGAATTGTTCTCAGACGTGGATGCATCGTATTATGACCTTGACACCATGCTCACGGGGATTCAGAGCACGGCACCCAAGATGGGTCCGTACGACCTGCTGGACAGTTTGAGTCCCTCTCACGCACCGACGTCTATAAACTCGCCATCAAACTGCCGCTCCGATCTGAATGAACTGGACCACATCATGGAGATCATTGTCGGCTCTTAG